Proteins from a genomic interval of Methanofollis formosanus:
- the pyrF gene encoding orotidine-5'-phosphate decarboxylase: protein MTDLVLSLDVTERASALRIARACAEDVDAIKVGYPLVLGAGLGIARDLADLGIPLIADFKVADIPNTNTLICDQVFAAGFSAVIAQAFPGPDSVVACVESAHTHGGECYVVAEMSHPGALTFFSEGVPEAICRLVVETGADGIIAPATRPARIRALRDLIGERKILSPGVGAQGGDPAEVAPLVDGMIVGRAIYGAADPAAAARVYAPYRR, encoded by the coding sequence ATGACTGACCTCGTCCTCTCTCTGGACGTCACTGAACGGGCATCCGCCCTCAGAATCGCCCGCGCCTGCGCAGAAGACGTCGACGCGATCAAGGTGGGCTACCCCCTGGTGCTCGGCGCCGGGCTCGGGATCGCCCGCGACCTCGCGGACCTCGGAATCCCGCTCATCGCCGACTTCAAGGTCGCCGACATCCCCAACACCAACACCCTCATCTGCGACCAGGTCTTCGCGGCCGGGTTCTCGGCGGTCATCGCCCAGGCCTTCCCCGGCCCCGACTCCGTCGTCGCATGCGTGGAGAGCGCCCATACCCATGGCGGCGAGTGCTATGTCGTCGCAGAGATGAGCCACCCGGGCGCCCTTACCTTCTTCTCAGAAGGGGTGCCCGAGGCGATCTGCCGTCTCGTGGTGGAGACCGGCGCGGACGGGATCATCGCTCCGGCGACGCGGCCCGCCAGGATCAGAGCGTTAAGGGATCTGATCGGCGAGAGAAAGATCCTCTCCCCGGGCGTCGGGGCACAGGGCGGCGACCCGGCCGAGGTCGCACCCCTCGTCGACGGCATGATCGTCGGCCGCGCTATCTACGGTGCGGCGGACCCGGCCGCGGCGGCAAGGGTCTACGCCCCCTATCGCCGATGA
- the nrdD gene encoding anaerobic ribonucleoside-triphosphate reductase — MQWSDEHLALAKKYRKLTDIPVEERRYKCHTCNHVVESTPCPVCGETELEIMCPLDHTHCSHEIVSGIDYCPLCGAAVCPECGSHDVTQISRVTGYLQDVSGWNAGKQQELKDRVRYTVA, encoded by the coding sequence ATGCAGTGGAGCGACGAGCACCTGGCGCTGGCGAAGAAATACCGAAAACTGACGGATATCCCGGTTGAAGAGCGGCGGTACAAGTGCCACACCTGTAACCATGTCGTCGAGAGCACCCCCTGTCCGGTCTGCGGCGAGACCGAACTCGAGATCATGTGCCCCCTCGACCACACCCACTGTTCCCACGAGATCGTCTCGGGCATCGACTACTGCCCCCTCTGCGGCGCCGCCGTCTGCCCGGAGTGCGGGTCGCACGACGTCACCCAGATCAGCCGGGTCACCGGTTACCTCCAGGACGTCTCCGGGTGGAACGCCGGAAAACAGCAGGAACTTAAGGACAGGGTACGGTACACTGTCGCATGA
- a CDS encoding RPA family protein: MPSEGRFNQQRYEREPARRVFASELREATYHFKDGEDEKSPAYVLLPTGERCNRVFIIGSMTQKEKRGDQNIFYNIRVADPSGIFFVTASSFQQEAMQQVSRIEPPAFVAIVGKPNVYEAPDGRKFVSVRAESVTVVDKEMRDCWVLDAAESTLNRIENFDQSKDAALTREQYPGVDLGVYRRMAFEALRQIQL, from the coding sequence ATGCCGAGTGAGGGACGGTTCAACCAGCAACGGTACGAGCGCGAACCGGCCCGCCGGGTCTTTGCGTCGGAACTGCGCGAGGCCACCTACCACTTCAAGGACGGCGAGGACGAGAAGAGCCCAGCCTACGTGCTCCTGCCCACCGGCGAGCGGTGCAACCGGGTCTTTATCATCGGGTCGATGACCCAGAAGGAGAAGCGCGGCGACCAGAACATCTTCTACAATATCCGCGTCGCCGACCCGAGCGGGATCTTCTTCGTCACCGCCTCCTCCTTCCAGCAGGAGGCGATGCAGCAGGTCTCCAGGATCGAGCCGCCGGCATTCGTGGCGATCGTGGGCAAACCCAACGTCTACGAGGCACCGGACGGCAGGAAGTTCGTCTCGGTGCGGGCCGAGTCGGTGACGGTCGTCGACAAGGAGATGCGGGACTGCTGGGTTCTGGACGCCGCCGAAAGCACGCTGAACCGGATCGAGAACTTCGACCAGAGCAAGGACGCCGCGCTCACGCGGGAACAGTATCCCGGCGTGGACCTGGGGGTCTACCGGAGGATGGCCTTTGAGGCTCTCCGGCAGATCCAGCTCTGA
- a CDS encoding adenosylcobinamide amidohydrolase encodes MKYYYTPDTLFVRGDFRAASTGIAGGVGRVTTIFNHTVTTDFDHTDPAKYLWELAASRGYGPDYFGLLTAVSMRHLCVLQYDFITVFVTAGVTNPNPDPDPARPHTINIIVTSREGLGDGALLETIITATEAKAMALREAGRSFTGTTTDAVVVASEGEVDHVYAGTFTEVGRRVYAAVLHGVREALDRQEGRVVRERPTYFIFSRYGGDHWVEWQPEGCPYYPCHFEGQVCDFCYCPFYPCRDESLGDWVESSSGGQIWSCSRCTLLHEPEVAAYFKRNPEANLKELKKYRASLEENPKK; translated from the coding sequence ATGAAGTATTACTACACTCCTGACACGCTCTTTGTCAGGGGGGACTTCAGAGCGGCGAGTACCGGGATCGCCGGCGGGGTCGGGAGGGTCACGACCATCTTCAACCATACGGTCACGACCGACTTCGACCATACCGACCCGGCAAAGTATCTCTGGGAGCTCGCCGCCTCCAGGGGGTACGGCCCGGACTATTTCGGGCTGCTCACCGCGGTCTCGATGCGCCATCTCTGTGTCCTGCAATATGACTTCATCACCGTCTTCGTGACCGCCGGGGTCACCAACCCGAACCCAGACCCCGATCCTGCCCGGCCCCATACCATCAACATCATCGTCACCTCCAGGGAAGGACTCGGCGACGGGGCGCTCCTCGAGACGATCATCACCGCCACCGAGGCGAAGGCGATGGCCCTGCGCGAGGCCGGAAGGTCCTTCACCGGGACGACGACCGACGCCGTGGTCGTGGCCTCCGAGGGGGAGGTCGACCACGTCTATGCCGGCACCTTCACCGAGGTCGGGCGCCGGGTGTACGCCGCGGTGCTCCACGGGGTGCGCGAGGCCCTCGACCGGCAGGAAGGCCGGGTCGTCAGAGAACGTCCCACCTATTTCATCTTCAGCCGGTACGGCGGCGACCACTGGGTGGAGTGGCAGCCCGAAGGGTGTCCGTATTATCCCTGCCATTTCGAGGGGCAGGTCTGTGATTTCTGTTACTGTCCTTTCTACCCGTGCCGCGACGAGTCGCTCGGCGACTGGGTCGAGAGTTCAAGCGGCGGCCAGATCTGGAGCTGCAGCCGGTGCACCCTCCTCCACGAACCCGAGGTCGCGGCCTACTTCAAGCGCAATCCTGAGGCGAACCTCAAAGAACTCAAAAAATATCGGGCGTCCCTTGAGGAGAACCCGAAAAAATAG
- the nuoE gene encoding NADH-quinone oxidoreductase subunit NuoE, with translation MTVRQIIEGYPKEPRYLLAALQDIQENQTYLSVESMKLVAEYLGVPESRVFSVATFYKALSLVPQGKKVIKVCNGTACHLRGAPKLVEALEQELGIKNGETTEDGLFTIQTVNCVGACAMAPVVMVNDRVYGKVTISQIPEIIEEERKDAA, from the coding sequence CTGACGGTGCGTCAGATCATCGAAGGCTACCCCAAAGAGCCTCGCTATCTGCTCGCAGCGTTACAGGATATCCAGGAAAATCAAACGTACCTGTCTGTCGAGTCGATGAAGCTGGTCGCCGAGTATCTCGGCGTTCCAGAGAGCCGGGTCTTCAGTGTCGCTACTTTTTACAAAGCGCTCAGCCTTGTCCCCCAGGGCAAGAAGGTAATCAAGGTCTGCAACGGCACGGCATGTCACCTCCGCGGTGCGCCCAAGCTCGTTGAGGCCCTGGAACAGGAACTTGGCATCAAGAACGGCGAGACGACCGAAGACGGTCTCTTCACGATCCAGACGGTGAACTGTGTCGGAGCCTGTGCGATGGCGCCGGTGGTCATGGTCAATGACCGGGTCTACGGAAAGGTGACCATCTCACAGATTCCGGAAATTATTGAGGAGGAGAGGAAAGATGCGGCTTGA
- the npdG gene encoding NADPH-dependent F420 reductase gives MKVGIIGGTGGIGQGMALRLSQNHTVYIGSRKEEKAQAACEMCGYALKVLGLPFDLNPTTNQGVVDNSEIVVFSIPAENLERTIDSLTGLEGKIIVSLMNPMIRTDYFKYNPPEEGSAAIQLQKLLPDSKIVAAFNNIPAGKWQKLSEPLDYSVCVCSDHEDAKEKTMELVNSISELEAVNAGPLAVSPYIEAITPLVINIARFSKKRDVGVYFK, from the coding sequence ATGAAAGTAGGAATAATCGGTGGAACCGGTGGAATCGGACAGGGTATGGCACTGCGGCTCTCGCAGAACCACACCGTCTATATCGGATCGCGCAAAGAAGAGAAGGCCCAGGCCGCCTGCGAGATGTGCGGCTACGCTCTCAAGGTCCTCGGCCTCCCCTTCGACCTCAACCCGACGACCAACCAGGGCGTCGTGGACAACTCCGAGATCGTCGTCTTCTCGATCCCGGCCGAGAACCTGGAGAGGACCATCGACTCCCTCACCGGACTCGAGGGCAAGATCATCGTCAGCCTGATGAACCCGATGATCAGGACCGACTACTTCAAGTACAACCCGCCCGAGGAAGGCTCCGCGGCCATCCAACTCCAGAAGCTCCTGCCCGACTCGAAGATCGTCGCCGCCTTCAACAACATCCCGGCCGGCAAGTGGCAGAAGCTCTCCGAGCCCCTCGACTACTCGGTCTGTGTCTGCTCCGACCACGAGGATGCCAAGGAGAAGACCATGGAACTGGTCAACTCGATCTCCGAACTTGAAGCAGTGAACGCCGGGCCGCTGGCGGTCTCGCCGTACATCGAGGCCATCACGCCCCTTGTCATCAACATCGCTAGGTTCAGCAAGAAGCGGGACGTCGGGGTCTACTTCAAATAA
- the ribB gene encoding 3,4-dihydroxy-2-butanone-4-phosphate synthase: MIEDACSALREGKIVLLYDFDDRERETDLIIRADAVTPKDVLTMRRDGGGLICTAVHPEAAKRLGLPFASDLMQGFGAVEHLGDIPYDRKNHSSFSIWVNHRSTYTGIPDRDRATTINAIADQVKISLNGGGQNFAAEFRTPGHVAILRAAEGLLDVRRGQTELSIALAEQAGLTPAVVVCEMLDDETGLALTKEDAMAYAEEHGLVFIEGKEVLEHWEEMNAARNA; this comes from the coding sequence CGACGACCGCGAGCGCGAGACCGACCTGATCATCAGGGCCGACGCCGTCACGCCGAAAGACGTGTTGACGATGCGCCGCGACGGCGGCGGCCTCATCTGCACCGCGGTCCACCCCGAGGCGGCAAAGCGGCTCGGTCTTCCCTTTGCCTCCGACCTGATGCAGGGCTTCGGGGCGGTCGAACACCTCGGCGACATCCCGTACGACCGGAAAAACCACTCGTCCTTTTCGATCTGGGTGAACCACCGGAGCACCTATACCGGGATCCCTGACCGCGACCGGGCGACGACCATCAACGCCATCGCCGATCAGGTGAAGATATCGCTCAACGGCGGCGGCCAGAACTTTGCCGCAGAGTTCAGGACGCCCGGCCATGTGGCGATCCTCAGGGCGGCCGAGGGCCTCCTCGATGTCCGCCGCGGGCAGACCGAACTCTCGATCGCCCTTGCCGAACAGGCCGGGTTGACGCCGGCGGTCGTGGTCTGCGAGATGCTCGACGACGAGACCGGACTCGCCCTCACGAAAGAGGACGCCATGGCCTATGCGGAGGAGCACGGCCTCGTCTTCATCGAGGGGAAAGAGGTGCTTGAGCACTGGGAAGAAATGAACGCTGCCAGAAATGCTTGA
- a CDS encoding iron-containing alcohol dehydrogenase has protein sequence MVYTYLNPAVALMGAGAVKEIGTWAQMLNAKKALIVSGKGRHGKALAEDVGALLKEAGVDFHVFAGAEPNPTDLSVHEGAEIYKKEACDMIVAVGGGSPMDCAKGVGIVATNGGEIYDYEGVAKVAEALPPFITVNTTAGTASEMTNFAVITDTRRHVKMVLVDWKMTPNVAINDPELMVSMPPALTAATGMDALTHAVEAYVSTIATPTTDAAAIGAIELISKWLRPAVANGTDIQARDMMAHAEYLAGIAFNNASLGYVHAMAHQLGGFYNLPHGVCNAILLPHVEKFNLLAAPERFVDIAKALGENVEGLSTMEAAEKAIAAIQKLSADVGIPSGVAELGAKEEDIPTLADNAMKDACSLTNPRIATKEEVMAIYKAAF, from the coding sequence ATGGTATACACATATCTGAACCCGGCAGTCGCCCTCATGGGCGCTGGTGCAGTGAAGGAGATCGGAACCTGGGCACAGATGCTCAACGCCAAGAAGGCCCTGATCGTTTCAGGCAAGGGTCGCCACGGCAAGGCACTCGCCGAAGATGTCGGTGCTCTCCTCAAGGAAGCCGGTGTCGACTTCCACGTCTTCGCAGGCGCCGAGCCCAACCCGACCGACCTTTCGGTCCACGAGGGTGCCGAGATCTACAAGAAGGAAGCCTGTGACATGATCGTCGCCGTCGGCGGCGGGTCTCCGATGGACTGCGCCAAGGGTGTCGGCATCGTCGCCACCAACGGTGGGGAGATCTACGACTATGAGGGTGTCGCCAAGGTCGCCGAAGCCCTGCCGCCCTTCATCACCGTCAACACCACCGCGGGTACCGCATCCGAGATGACCAACTTCGCCGTCATCACCGACACCCGCCGGCACGTCAAGATGGTCCTTGTCGACTGGAAGATGACCCCGAACGTGGCAATCAACGATCCCGAACTGATGGTCAGCATGCCGCCGGCACTCACCGCCGCCACCGGTATGGACGCCCTCACCCACGCCGTCGAGGCCTACGTCTCCACCATCGCCACGCCGACCACCGACGCCGCCGCGATCGGCGCGATCGAGCTCATCAGCAAGTGGCTCCGCCCGGCCGTCGCCAACGGCACCGACATCCAGGCCCGCGACATGATGGCCCACGCCGAGTACCTCGCCGGCATCGCCTTCAACAACGCCAGCCTCGGCTACGTCCACGCCATGGCCCACCAGCTCGGCGGGTTCTACAACCTCCCGCACGGTGTCTGCAACGCCATCCTCCTGCCGCACGTCGAGAAGTTCAACCTGCTCGCCGCACCCGAGCGCTTCGTCGACATCGCGAAGGCACTCGGCGAGAACGTCGAGGGGCTCTCCACCATGGAAGCCGCAGAGAAGGCCATCGCCGCCATCCAGAAGCTCTCTGCTGACGTCGGTATCCCGTCAGGCGTGGCGGAACTCGGTGCCAAGGAAGAGGACATCCCGACCCTGGCCGACAACGCCATGAAGGACGCCTGTTCCCTCACCAACCCGCGCATCGCGACGAAGGAAGAGGTCATGGCCATCTACAAGGCCGCCTTCTAA
- a CDS encoding DUF1858 domain-containing protein, which translates to MAITADSTILELLQEKPESADVLMRFGMGCLGCAIGRGESIRQAAAAHGIPLEELVAALGIEE; encoded by the coding sequence ATGGCGATCACCGCTGACAGTACGATCCTGGAACTGCTCCAGGAGAAGCCGGAATCTGCAGATGTCCTGATGCGCTTTGGCATGGGCTGCCTTGGCTGTGCCATCGGCAGGGGCGAGAGCATCCGCCAGGCCGCGGCTGCGCACGGCATTCCGCTCGAAGAACTCGTTGCCGCGCTGGGCATTGAGGAGTAA
- a CDS encoding recombinase family protein, whose amino-acid sequence MKKDAVAYLSTRKRGDMEHHRAIVEEFCKYKFSINRVFTDHRVNSMPPRKREGYGEMLAYCQKHGIKYVLFLNLSSLSRNLDNGLEELKLLLSEEIVPYFAEDDFIANVDDPAARVGDFKNFLAYMNTYREFARKNVSNHVRPASQPKGSIGRPRALNDGQIEALITVRRSGISISQICRMFNVSRSTVSKILADYPELKGEWKGAQSSSEAKSE is encoded by the coding sequence ATGAAGAAAGATGCCGTGGCCTACCTTTCTACCCGGAAAAGGGGCGATATGGAGCATCATCGGGCAATTGTCGAAGAATTTTGCAAATATAAGTTTAGCATCAATAGGGTCTTCACCGACCATCGGGTGAACAGTATGCCACCCAGAAAACGGGAGGGTTATGGTGAAATGCTTGCGTATTGTCAGAAACACGGGATCAAATATGTCCTGTTTTTAAATCTCTCGTCGCTCTCCCGAAATCTCGACAACGGTCTCGAAGAACTGAAACTCCTCCTCAGCGAAGAAATCGTTCCATACTTCGCCGAAGACGATTTTATTGCGAATGTCGACGACCCGGCAGCGCGGGTGGGGGACTTCAAGAACTTCCTTGCCTACATGAACACCTACCGCGAGTTCGCCCGCAAGAACGTGTCGAACCATGTACGCCCCGCCTCCCAGCCGAAGGGCAGCATCGGCCGCCCGCGGGCCCTGAACGACGGGCAGATCGAGGCCCTGATCACGGTCAGGCGTTCGGGGATCAGCATCTCCCAGATCTGCCGGATGTTCAATGTGAGCAGGAGCACGGTCTCCAAGATCCTTGCCGACTATCCCGAGTTGAAGGGCGAGTGGAAAGGGGCGCAGTCGTCCTCCGAGGCAAAGAGCGAATAA
- a CDS encoding nucleotide-binding protein: protein MDLSEASERISQKFKSQSVEVDAAAIEKKLRILVEQFGVNLAEAEKTVIENIAKEHGLESIPRQNAEQREIGSLLPGEWATIEAKVVGLSKPFSPTISQTGILADATGAIQFTAWARANAPLLQEGQSYRIESAVVDDYRGVPKLNFHAGTTITLLDENVAAIPQMTRVADLRPGVASMRVKMVQEWEARHDRIFQTGLVGDESGTIKFTIWKDDDATALETGTVYNIFYAAVSEFQGRLSITLNEAKCFPDEEGEIEVGTGGATYQGAIITIGPGSGVIKRCPVEGCNRVLSRMNYCPVHEMQSGFRYDLRIKGVLDDGEKAHNILMQREVVEAATGLTLEEAVETVESSPMGLDDVLYRLKDTMMGRYFTCTGNDLGETVLIKGCAPVTFDPDRHAELLNRLGGEADAE, encoded by the coding sequence ATGGACCTATCCGAAGCATCAGAAAGAATCTCCCAGAAGTTCAAATCGCAGTCTGTCGAGGTCGATGCGGCCGCCATTGAGAAGAAACTCCGGATTCTTGTAGAGCAGTTCGGGGTCAACCTCGCGGAGGCCGAGAAGACGGTGATCGAGAACATCGCAAAGGAGCACGGCCTGGAGAGCATTCCCCGTCAGAACGCCGAACAGCGCGAGATCGGGTCGCTCCTCCCCGGCGAGTGGGCGACGATCGAGGCGAAAGTCGTCGGGCTCTCAAAACCCTTCTCACCCACCATCAGCCAGACCGGGATCCTCGCTGACGCCACCGGGGCGATCCAGTTCACGGCCTGGGCGCGGGCAAACGCTCCTCTCCTCCAGGAGGGACAGTCCTACCGGATCGAGTCCGCGGTCGTGGATGATTACCGGGGCGTGCCGAAGCTGAACTTCCACGCCGGGACGACGATCACCCTGCTTGACGAGAACGTAGCGGCCATCCCGCAGATGACCAGGGTCGCCGACCTGCGGCCGGGGGTCGCCAGCATGCGGGTGAAGATGGTCCAGGAGTGGGAGGCCCGTCACGACCGGATCTTCCAGACCGGACTGGTCGGCGACGAGTCGGGGACGATCAAGTTCACCATCTGGAAGGACGACGACGCCACCGCCCTCGAGACGGGCACGGTGTACAATATCTTTTACGCCGCGGTCAGCGAATTCCAGGGCCGTCTCAGCATCACCCTCAACGAGGCCAAGTGTTTCCCCGATGAAGAGGGGGAGATCGAGGTCGGCACCGGCGGCGCGACCTACCAGGGCGCGATCATCACCATCGGGCCGGGCTCGGGCGTGATCAAGCGCTGTCCGGTGGAGGGATGCAACCGCGTTCTCTCACGGATGAACTACTGTCCGGTGCACGAGATGCAGAGCGGCTTCAGGTACGACCTGCGGATCAAGGGCGTCCTCGACGACGGGGAGAAGGCGCACAACATCCTGATGCAGCGCGAGGTTGTCGAGGCGGCGACCGGGCTTACGCTTGAGGAAGCGGTCGAAACGGTCGAGAGCAGCCCGATGGGCCTGGACGACGTCTTATACCGCCTCAAGGATACGATGATGGGACGATATTTCACCTGCACCGGCAACGATCTCGGCGAAACGGTCCTGATCAAGGGGTGTGCGCCGGTCACCTTCGATCCCGATCGACATGCCGAACTGCTCAACCGCCTGGGAGGTGAGGCAGATGCCGAGTGA
- a CDS encoding deoxyhypusine synthase, translated as MESNTEECGDPVRQLKLVPGMTADALVQAIKGAGAYNGGALAQAVDIYEAMLRDETATKFFGLAGAMVPAGMGGVVSDLIERGHIDILVSTGANLTHDTIEAIGCHHYHGTSVCDDIELRHEEINRIYDIFLPDEAFIHLEEFMQECLSEIPDKTTVTISGLLRHIGEHLDHGILATAAKCDIPVFCPAIQDSMLGLQFWFYNQMHHITVDAFGDMKDIIDRCYAAEHAGAFLVGGGVPKNFIFQNKLITPSGFDYAVQLTGDRPDLGGLSGATLTEAQSWGKINEDAAAITVYGDATINLPLITAAVLERLEHD; from the coding sequence ATGGAATCCAATACAGAAGAATGCGGAGACCCGGTCAGGCAGCTCAAACTCGTTCCCGGCATGACGGCCGACGCTCTTGTCCAGGCGATCAAAGGAGCGGGCGCATACAACGGCGGAGCGCTTGCCCAGGCGGTCGACATCTACGAAGCGATGCTCAGGGACGAGACGGCGACGAAGTTCTTCGGGCTTGCCGGGGCGATGGTCCCGGCCGGGATGGGCGGGGTCGTCAGCGACCTCATCGAGCGCGGTCACATCGACATCCTGGTCTCGACCGGCGCCAACCTCACCCACGACACCATCGAGGCGATCGGGTGCCACCACTACCACGGCACCTCGGTCTGCGACGACATCGAACTGCGCCACGAGGAGATCAACCGGATCTACGACATCTTCCTCCCTGACGAGGCCTTCATCCACCTCGAGGAGTTCATGCAGGAGTGTCTCTCCGAGATCCCCGACAAAACGACGGTCACGATCTCGGGACTTCTCCGGCACATCGGCGAGCACCTGGACCACGGGATCCTGGCGACCGCGGCGAAGTGCGACATTCCCGTCTTCTGCCCGGCGATCCAGGACTCGATGCTCGGGTTGCAGTTCTGGTTCTACAACCAGATGCACCATATCACCGTCGACGCCTTCGGCGACATGAAAGATATCATCGACCGCTGCTACGCGGCCGAGCATGCCGGCGCCTTCCTGGTGGGCGGCGGGGTGCCGAAGAACTTCATCTTCCAGAACAAACTCATCACCCCCTCGGGCTTCGATTACGCCGTGCAGCTCACCGGCGACCGTCCCGACCTCGGCGGGCTCTCGGGCGCGACCCTCACCGAGGCACAGTCCTGGGGCAAGATCAACGAGGACGCCGCGGCGATCACGGTGTACGGCGACGCGACCATCAACCTGCCCCTCATCACCGCCGCGGTCCTGGAGAGGCTGGAGCATGACTGA